One segment of Procambarus clarkii isolate CNS0578487 chromosome 1, FALCON_Pclarkii_2.0, whole genome shotgun sequence DNA contains the following:
- the LOC123750398 gene encoding putative uncharacterized protein DDB_G0291608, whose product MAATSPNSNDNSVVTTLSKTQIKIKRNFLLRKSYTAITSGPDLQHSPDLQHSPDLQHSPDLQHSPDLQHSPDLQHSPDLQHSPDLQHSPDLQHSPDLQHSPDLQHSPDLQRSPDLQRSPDLQHSPDLQHSPDLQHSPDLQHSPDLQHSPDLQRSPDLQRSPDLQHSPDLQRSPDLQRSPDLQHSPDLQRSPDLQRSPDLQHSPDLQRSPDLQRSPDLQHSPDLQHSPDLQHSPDLQHSPDLQHSPDLQHSPDLQHSPDLQHSPDLQHSPDLQHSPDLQHSPDLQHSPDLQRSPDLQHSPDLQRSPDLQHSPDLQHSPDLQHSPDLQHSPDLQHSPDLQHSPDLQHSPDLQRSPDLQRSPDLQHSPDLQHSPDLQHSPDLQRSPDLQHSPDLQHSPDLQRSPDLQHSPDLQPNNVVVTWPSRHVSSKE is encoded by the exons ATGGCGGCCACCTCACCCAACTCCAATGACAACTCAGTCGTGACAACTCTCAGCAAGACTCAGATTAAGATAAAAC GAAACTTCTTACTTAGGAAATCCTATACTGCGATAACCTCTGGCCCTGACCTGCAACACAGCCCTGACCTGCAACACAGCCCTGACCTGCAACACAGCCCTGACCTGCAACACAGCCCTGACCTGCAACACAGCCCTGACCTGCAACACAGCCCTGACCTGCAACACAGCCCTGACCTGCAACACAGCCCTGACCTGCAACACAGCCCTGACCTGCAACACAGCCCTGACCTGCAACACAGCCCTGACCTGCAACGCAGCCCTGACCTGCAACGCAGCCCTGACCTGCAACACAGCCCTGACCTGCAACACAGCCCTGATCTGCAACACAGCCCTGACCTGCAACACAGCCCTGACCTGCAACACAGCCCTGACCTGCAACGCAGCCCTGACCTGCAACGCAGCCCTGACCTGCAACACAGCCCTGACCTGCAACGCAGCCCTGACCTGCAACGCAGCCCTGACCTGCAACACAGCCCTGACCTGCAACGCAGCCCTGACCTGCAACGCAGCCCTGACCTGCAACACAGCCCTGACCTGCAACGCAGCCCTGACCTGCAACGCAGCCCTGACCTGCAACACAGCCCTGACCTGCAACACAGCCCTGACCTGCAACACAGCCCTGACCTGCAACACAGCCCTGACCTGCAACACAGCCCTGACCTGCAACACAGCCCTGACCTGCAACACAGCCCTGACCTGCAACACAGCCCTGACCTGCAACACAGCCCTGACCTGCAACACAGCCCTGACCTGCAACACAGCCCTGACCTGCAACACAGCCCTGACCTGCAACGCAGCCCTGACCTGCAACACAGCCCTGACCTGCAACGCAGCCCTGACCTGCAACACAGCCCTGACCTGCAACACAGCCCTGACCTGCAACACAGCCCTGACCTGCAACACAGCCCTGACCTGCAACACAGCCCTGACCTGCAACACAGCCCTGACCTGCAACACAGCCCTGACCTGCAACGCAGCCCTGACCTGCAACGCAGCCCTGACCTGCAACACAGCCCTGACCTGCAACACAGCCCTGACCTGCAACACAGCCCTGACCTGCAACGCAGCCCTGACCTGCAACACAGCCCTGACCTGCAACACAGCCCTGACCTGCAACGCAGCCCTGACCTGCAACACAGCCCTGACCTCCAGCCTAATAACGTGGTCGTCACGTGGCCGTCACGTCACGTCAGTTCGAAGGAATAG